The following coding sequences lie in one Arachis stenosperma cultivar V10309 chromosome 5, arast.V10309.gnm1.PFL2, whole genome shotgun sequence genomic window:
- the LOC130982636 gene encoding conserved oligomeric Golgi complex subunit 6, whose translation MGTTVAGLAPGLSRKLKKVLESRTDTPDLLSSLNTLSSFYEENTPQSRRNLRSTIEKRALSINLEFIEASRPAQLALDSVENEVNALTECCDRIAKALNSCSDSTGDIINTTERLKQELETTSQRLEIVACFLRNYQLSPEEINALRDEELNENFFKALSHVQEIHANCKVLLRTHHQRAGLELMDMMAVYQEGAYEHLCRWVQAECRKLGDTDNPEVSELLKTAVRYLKERSVLFKYCAEEVANMRHNALFRRFISALTRGGPGGMPRPIEVHAHDPLRYVGDMLGWLHQALASERELVLVLLDPDASVDIGPTAKQFSNNPVNGSAKTESDLMFVLDRIFEGVCRPFKLRVEQVLQSQPSLIVSYKLSNTLEFYSYTIADLLGRDTALCNTLWVLKDAAQKTFFDILKGRGEKLLRYPPLVASDLSPPPAVREGVSILLEIIDTYNSMMVPASGQKPAFDPVISAILDPIIQMCEQAAEAHKSKGVGHSSRRNRMSSDSGQLTRSSVDAILSSSNPASTSQTSETPSKIFLINCLCAIQQPLSRHEVAAEYVKRLGAMIDNHLRVLVEKEVDAILRRCNLSEKMPHFHNSVHEGDNEVGMPLAEIEGTSPAILSECLKALFGLVLGSDNSLPEFEQMQVPRLRSEASIGVARSLAQAYELIYKAIMDPKNGYPDPRALARHPPNQIRTILGI comes from the exons ATGGGGACGACGGTGGCGGGACTTGCGCCGGGGCTTTCACGGAAGCTGAAGAAGGTTCTAGAATCGAGGACTGACACGCCGGATCTGTTGTCCTCTCTCAACACACTCTCTTCCTTCTACGAAGAGAACACTCCACAGTCGCGCCGCAATCTCCGATCCACCATCGAGAAGCGCGCTCTCTCAATCAACCTCGAGTTTATCGAAGCTTCCCGCCCCGCGCAGCTG GCTTTGGATAGCGTCGAGAACGAGGTCAATGCGCTTACTGAATGCTGCGACAG GATAGCAAAGGCTTTAAACAGTTGTAGTGATAGCACTGGTGACATTATCAACACCACAGAGAGGCTCAAACAAGAGCTTGAAACTACTAGCCAAAGACTAGAGATTGTGGCATGTTTCCTACGCAATTATCAGCTCTCCCCTGAAGAG ATAAATGCACTTAGAGATGAAGAGCTGAATGAGAACTTTTTCAAGGCACTTTCTCATGTCCAAGAGATTCACGCCAACTGCAAAGTGTTGCTTAGGACACATCATCAG CGTGCTGGTTTGGAGCTAATGGATATGATGGCTGTGTATCAAGAAGGAGCTTATGAACACCTATGCAG GTGGGTTCAGGCAGAATGTAGAAAATTGGGTGATACTGACAATCCGGAAGTTAGTGAGCTTCTGAAAACAGCTGTGAGATACCTCAAGGAAAGATCTGTCCTTTTCAAGTATTGTGCAGAAGAG GTAGCCAATATGAGACACAATGCACTTTTCAGAAGATTTATTAGTGCTCTTACACGTGGAGGACCTGGTGGAATGCCTCGACCAATCGAAGTGCATGCTCATGACCCATTAAGATATGTTGGTGATATGCTAGGCTGGTTGCATCAG GCCCTGGCATCTGAACGTGAACTTGTACTTGTTTTATTAGATCCAGATGCAAGTGTGGATATTGGACCAACAGCAAAGCAATTCTCCAATAACCCTGTGAATGGTTCTGCAAAGACAGAAAGTGACTTGATGTTTGTTCTTGATAGAATTTTCGAAGGAGTATGCAGGCCGTTTAAGCTGAGAGTTGAACAAGTTTTGCAATCTCAACCGAGCTTGATAGTCTCTTACAAACTGAGTAATACCCTTGAATTTTACAGCTACACC ATTGCAGATTTACTTGGACGAGATACTGCACTATGTAATACACTATGGGTGCTGAAAGATGCTGCTCAGAAAACATTTTTTGATATTCTGAAAGGTCGAGGAGAAAAACTTTTACGATATCCCCCACTTGTAGCATCTGATCTTTCCCCGCCTCCAGCAGTTAGAGAAGGAGTATCCATACTTCTTGAAATTATTGACACCTACAACAGCATGATGGTTCCTGCTTCTGGCCAGAAACCTGCTTTTGATCCAGTTATATCTGCGATACTGGACCCAATTATTCAG ATGTGTGAACAAGCAGCAGAGGCACACAAATCAAAGGGAGTCGGTCACTCATCAAGAAGGAATAGGATGAGTTCTGACTCTGGACAACTTACTAGATCGTCAGTTGATGCAATCTTGTCAAGTAGCAATCCTGCTTCAACCTCACAG aCTAGTGAGACCCCCTCCAAGATCTTTCTCATTAACTGCTTGTGTGCTATTCAACAACCTCTATCTCGGCATGAGGTTGCTGCTGAATATGTGAAAAGGCTTGGAGCAATGATTGATAATCACTTGCGTGTTCTCGTGGAAAAAGAAGTTGATGCAATCTTAAGAAGGTGTAATTTATCTGAAAAGATGCCTCATTTCCACAATTCAGTTCACGAGGGAGACAATGAAGTTGGTATGCCATTGGCAGAGATAGAAGGCACAAGTCCAGCGATCCTTTCCGAGTGTTTGAAGGCTCTTTTTGGTCTTGTTTTGGGAAGCGATAATTCTCTGCCTGAATTTGAGCAGATGCAAGTTCCAAGGTTGCGTTCCGAAGCTTCTATAGGGGTGGCCAGGTCTCTGGCACAAGCTTATGAGCTTATCTATAAAGCAATTATGGATCCCAAGAATGGCTATCCCGATCCCAGGGCGTTGGCCAGGCATCCTCCTAATCAGATAAGAACCATTTTAGGAATATAG
- the LOC130982654 gene encoding protein PELPK1-like encodes MVATKHSVILCMLLALFLSSPRMSLGARHLMQTQPSAPQLPSLPPLPKATLPPLPSLPSFPKPTTLPPLPNMPQPTQPKLSLPPLPNMPQPTQPKLSLPPLPSTQIPPQLPNTLPPLATAVPKLTLPPMPTIPAALSPPPSN; translated from the coding sequence ATGGTGGCTACAAAGCATTCTGTCATCCTTTGCATGCTACTTGCGTTGTTCTTGTCAAGCCCCAGAATGAGCCTAGGAGCTCGCCACCTCATGCAGACACAACCATCAGCACCACAACTTCCTTCCCTCCCACCACTCCCTAAAGCCACACTGCCACCTTTGCCATCTCTACCAAGTTTCCCTAAACCTACAACACTGCCACCATTGCCAAACATGCCACAACCAACTCAGCCAAAACTCTCATTGCCACCATTGCCAAACATGCCACAACCAACTCAACCAAAACTCTCATTGCCACCATTGCCAAGCACCCAAATCCCACCACAGTTGCCAAACACATTGCCACCATTGGCAACAGCTGTACCTAAACTGACACTACCCCCTATGCCAACCATCCCAGCAGCTTTATCCCCACCACCCTCAAACTAA